In Heteronotia binoei isolate CCM8104 ecotype False Entrance Well chromosome 5, APGP_CSIRO_Hbin_v1, whole genome shotgun sequence, the DNA window AGGTGCGAAGACTTGGGTCTTCAAGGGTTTACCACTGTAGGGCACCAGAGAGGAACATGTGCATTGCCTAGCAACCAATCACACTTCTCTATACGGGCATGTCTCACACTTTAACAAGCTGGTTTGACAGACACAGCAGGTTCCGAAGGTATTCAGGCACGAAGTAGTTTCTACAGAAACGGAACAAATATCTGAGAAAGGAGCTTCTTTTTCCCtgaaagaaagaaatacaaaTTGGAGATACCAAAAGAAAAGGAGCCTTGATTCTCCAAAGCTTACCctcatctttaaggtgctgttggaGTCAAATTAGCTCTTCCaagcaggactctttttttgggtagaaaaagcccagcagcaactcatttgcatattaagccacacccctgacacgaagccagtcaaaactgtgttcctgtgcattcctgctcaaaaaaagccctgcttccacgGCAGACGAACATAGCTACCCTCCTGCAACTATCACACTGAAACTGTTTCAAAGCTTTTCACAAAAATTCTCTTTAACAATAACAAATAAAAAAACACATGGAAAAACCCCCACAAACCAGCACATCAGGGCAGAGGCTGAACTAGAACTCATATCCCAACTCTAACATTCTAGTTTTCTACAAGCAGAGAATCCTTTTTGTATGGAGAAACCTTTGGTCATATCAGCATACATGAAGCAACCTGACTGGTCTTtccaggtcagtcttgtctactctgttttagggggaggtgtttgtgagtttcctgcattatgcaggggggtggactaggtgaccctggaggtccctttcaactctatgattctgtctggtagctgctctccagggtctccgttGGAGAGCTTTCTTGCCTCCTAcaaaattggagatgctggggctgaacctgggaccttccgcacagcccaagcagatgctctgcctctcaACAAGATTCctagctgccttctactgagacTCTTGAACTATCAAGGTCATGTCttctctgctctgactggcagctgctctagaGTCTCAGGCTTTCACATTCCTTATTATCTAATCATTTTCAGTGGGTATTACAGCAACTGAAGACCTTCTGAGTCCAAGCAGGTTGTCTCTCACTGATGTGATCCCTTCAGGGTAGAGACATCTACAAATGCCATGTATGTTTGTAGCAGTATAAAAGGACAGGAGCCGAGTAGCACCTCaaaagctaacaaaatttgtggcagggaaggagctttcctgagtcactgctcacttcttcagaacagtgactcacaaaagctcactcTTCTCTACAAATTGTGCTAGTCTTTAAAGCACTATCCAACCCTTGCTCTCTTCTACTACAGACACgtatatagatccaggtgggcagccatgttggtctgaagcaacagaacaaagcaggagtcaagttgcacctttaagaccaacaaaggttacattccgaataaaactttgttggtcttaaaggtgcaacttgactcctgctttgtcctacAGAAAGGTATGTTTGTGTTTGAGCAGGGTATTCAAACTCCCTAGCCACAGAACCATGCTCTGCTGGTATGAGAAATATTAATTCCACACTGATACTAACACAGGCTAACAATTAAGTGTGACTCACTCTTGACTCCATTACTCCAGATCTGCCTTAAGTCTCTGGGTTTTCCTAACTGGATCTGCTTTTATTGTTTTTCAGGGAACTTTCctttatattttttttccttctggctTCAGACTACTCCCCACCGTCTCTGAATATATTTAGGTTCCATAAATACACTAAACAATTCCATTTTGTAAGGCAACTAAGCTATAAATTATGCATTCTGTGTTGCTAAAGGAGCAAAAGAATTTTAACTTTGGGAGGAAAGTGttaccatcagtgttccctctaagctgagttggcgtgagctagctcacagattttcagccaccagctcatacatttttgtcttaggaaggatggccccagagcacactcatacagtagctcacaaagtagaatttttactcacaagactgcagcttagagggaacattggttacaatATATTTCAGTCCCTCCCTCAATTTCTGGCccccctctaaaaaaaaaaaacaacccaggaaAAAGCTGGGTATCCATGGACTCCAAATTTCTGGGACGTGGGCATTTTTGGTTTCTGCATACTGCGAAGCTGGTTTTCAGTAAGGGGAGGGAGGCTGGGTTATTTCAATCGTTGCAACTTCGCCAGAACCTCTCGGGTCCCTCCCCCCTTGCCTAGGCCGGTGCATGGCGTTGGATGCGCGGCGCCTGCCAATCCGAGCCGAAAGGCATGCGCGCACATGACAGTGACACTGGTACATACAGGAAGTGCGCCGGGATCAGCCCGGGGAGAGGCGCCTGGGTCAGAAACGCGCTGATCTGGGGGGTTATCCACCTGGAAGCCTCCCCCGGTTTCCAAAACGGAGCGTCTCTCTCCGACTCTTGCGCTCTTTCTCCGACGGATCTTCCAAATCCTTCTGCTGGCGGCCAACTGCGCATTCCCGGCGCGCCGGACCGGccgcgcagcagcagcagcagccagccagccgaAGACACTTCTTAGCAGCCGCTTCCTACAAGGGAGGGAGGCGGGACCAAAACAGGAAGAGGCCATGCCGTATTTACATCTTCTTctaccctccacccccaccccgcggACACCCACATTATCTCATAAGCTTAACCCTTGGGGTGGTTCTTCTGCGCGCCTCTGTAAAATCTCCGGGTAACCAAACTCGCTGCTAGAGGCAGAAAGAGATCATCAGACCCGTTGCACTTTCAGACTGGATTATCGCGGAATGGGGCGGGGAAAACTCAGGGAGAGACTAAaccaggggtatcgaactcatttgtcatgagggccggatctgacataaactacaccaggggtggccaaacttgctttacataagacccacgtagaataaacgccagatgtctgagagtcaaaagacatgaacatcagatgtctgagagctgctagacagatgttttgagagccacaagacaggaaggaagagagggaggaaagcaaatagatggagtgagagaggtagaaagaaagcaactttaattttaaatgcattatccaggCTGCCAGCaagggatttaaagggacaaatacCTTCTTCCCAGCTGGCCttcagggtagtgggggcttcaagagtcacacaatatgtgtgaaagagccacatatggctcccgagccacagttcccatagttgggctgggccatgtcaggccaggccatgtgtatacttatttaagattaggtagaagagatataaactttataaaggacacagacaaacacaattaaaattaaaaaaaaaacttaaaaaacttaaaaatgcaTAAAACATTATCACTGGTTGGACTTATACTTGTTCTCCCATACAATCCAGGGAAttaggcaaagaaagctctggctctttccttttttccccatgggactggtgggggtggagcctcaaccaatagaaggaagagaggcttggctctgtagctctgctgtgtgattgagaaagcctggaaaaacaagctctgccttccctccccaagggaggaatctcagccaatggagaaaatagaggctttgctctgtagctcctgtacaattgagcaagccttgcaacgcAAGCTGtgagacagaaggaagcaagagatatggagaaggaagcagatgacagcttggagcctgatttggcccgtGGGCTgcgagtttgacactcctggactaaaagaacaacaacattggggtccagcggcacctttaagaccaacgaagtttaattctggggataagcttttgtgcgtgcatgcacacttcacttcttcagttacatgcacatggaagcttatataCCCAGAAATTAGggtgctgccaatccccaggtgagggggaatgggatccccaggtttggaggccttccctccccccacttcagggtcatcagaaagtgggagggaaatgtttgctgggccctccattattccctatggagactgattcccataggatataacggagaattgatctgtgggtatctggggctctgagggggttgtttttgaggtagaggctccaaggatagagataagctggaacgggtccagaggagggcgacgaagatggtgaggggtctggagaccaagtcctatgaagaaaggttgaaggagctgggcatgtttagcctggagaggaggcagctgagaggtgatatgataatttTTTTAGGTGCCATTACAGCAAATGTTAATTTTCATGTTCTGTGAGCTGTAATCTTTAaaagacccacctggaggttggcaaccatacacaCCACCTTAACTCCTTGGGCTTATACTGCAGATGGTGCTGTAGATGCGGAAGGGATCTCAGTGACAAAATCCTGAGCCGGGACAGTCTGGTCACTCCAGGGACCCAAAGAAGTTGGCAAGTCATGTGATTTACAAAGTCATTCCAGGTgggttgctgtgttggtctgctgAGAGGCAAGTCTGGGAACaccttagagcagaggtgtcaaactcatttgttatgagggccggatctgacatagatgagaccttgttgggccaggccatgtcaggctaggCCAGGACATGTGCAtacgtatttaagattaggtagcagagatataaatcttacaaaggacatagacaaatacaattaaatatttttttttacaaaaatttaaaacatccttaaaacattagcacttattggttttaaaggtgctttccttgtatctctcccatgggatccagggaactgggcaaaggaagctctggctctttccttcctttcccaggggaccaggagggggaggagcctcagccaatagaaggaagagagacttggctcagtagctctgttgcatgattgagagagcctggaaaaacaagctctgcctttccctttctccccaatgaaggagcttcagccaatggagaaaatagaggttttactttttagcttctgtgtgattgagcaagcccttcaaagcaaactgttatgcagaaggaagcaaaagacagacagaaggaagctgatgacagccagttgcttggggaccggataggagccctccagtgggcgggggtggggtgggtgggtttctgattcggcccctgggcctcatgtttgacacctttgccTTAGAGACTGATGAGATCtccagggtgtgagctttcaagagtcaaagctcccttcatcagatacaagtaggaattGTGAGCCCTGATCACATATCCCAGTTTGAAGGcgggaggggtgttgcaaagaagggagtcaggatgcagaggtacaatgcaaAGCAGCTGGGTTAGAGCACAGGAGAAATGCTTAGGGGTAGAAacttagcatctgtagtgagcatcacagccctgacctggatgccccAGGCTAACTCGATCTTGTCCAGTTTCAGAGCCAAGCAGGGCCTAACCAGGGGTAGGCTCtgcttagtgcttggatgggatggCCTGCAGAGTGTGTAAATGGGGGCCCAGGGGGCCTTTTGGGGGGCATGGCGTCTCTCTGCAGTCCTGTCAAAGAACTCCTCACACCTGTGGCAGTTTTGCCTTGGTGAAAGCACAGGAGCTctgccaccaaacatagctggcaaccctatggcccaAACTGTGGAGGCAACTTGCCTGGCTGTTTCCATCATCCCTGCCATCAGGTACGGGGTGCTAAGGGTTAAGCCATCAGAGCACTCCTTCCTAGAGAGGCCCAGAAATGAGAGATGCATGGGGGAATCCAAATACAGTCCTCCTCTCCACCTTCAGACTTTGCTTTCCAAGGAATGGTATGCTTTGTGTTTGTTTTGAGGAGGGCAATGCTTGACATGGTCCCCATAATgctaaatcagggatgtcaaactcatttgttatgaggtctggatctgatataaatgagagcttgttgggccgggccaggctgtgccagaccaggccatgtgtgtacctattaagatcaggtagtagagatataaattttttaaaggacacagacaaacgtgactttaaaaaaaacccttaaaatgaaacacacttaaaacattaggacttgttggtctgaaaggtgctttctttgtatttctcccaagggatgcagggaactgggcaaaggaagctctggctctttcccttccaccccaggggaccagaaagggaaggagcctcaaccaatggagaaaatcaagattttgctctgtagctcctgttcgattgagcaagccttgcaaagcaagctgagatgcagaaggtagcaagagagggagaaggaagcagaagagccagttgcttgggggcctgataggagccctctaggggcctgatttggcccccaggctgcatgtttgacaccccatgcTAAATGGAGgctgaggctccatctagtccagcatcctgtttccaacgaGGGACAGTCATGAGAAGAGCAGCAAGGCAGCAGCCTCCCCCTTGTGGTTTGTCTGGGTGTTGGTACTGAGCGATATTTATGGTCTCTGAATAGGGAAGTTAAGGGACATAGGCTgccggtgtggtgtagtggcttcTCCCCTTTTCTCCAATAGCCGCTTACATCACCCTCAAGCTATGGACTACTAGGAGCTAAAAATGAGTCGTGGCTTATTCTCAGGGGGGTCCCGaggtcaggagggagggagggtattACAAATGATCACAGTTGTGTTTCGggaatgggtgggtgggggcacTATGGCTGTTTGAAGTAAATAAACACACTTCTTTTAATTGTGCATCAAGTAAATTTATTGCAATGTCAGAAAATCAGAAGCTCCCTGTGACAATCAGGGCTCAAGATAAGCCCGTTTCCTGCCAACGCGGGAACGCCTCTTGCCCCTGACCTTGCTTCGTGTGGCAAGCAGCCCAGAGGGTGCCTGGGTCACagactgaggctcttccctcaGAGTGTTGCTGCCTCTGTTTTCACAAGATGACCTGAATTGCTCCAGGGCTGCTGGTGCCTGTGAGGGACAGGGTAGGCCACGTTCCTGGGCCGGAGTAAAGCGCTGCGTGTTCTGAAACCAACTGACTAGGTTTCTCTGGAGCTCCACAGCAACCTCCATGACCGCAGTGGTCTTCTGCATGCATTCCTGAAAAGCCTTCCTGTCACGCTCCCGCTCCTCACGCATCATTTGAAATTTCCGCTCCTCCCATTGTATCTCTGCGTCCATCTGTCTCATAGCCTCAGCATACTGTGACTTTTCCTGCTCCAGAATTTTCTTTGCAACATCACTCAAACTGGCTACCTGCCGTCGCCTGTTTCTGAAACTGGCAAGCGGAGTTGTAGCCGGTAACTTCGCTGGCGGCACCATGGGCCCTTTGTCTGCTGGACCCCCTGGAAGAAATCAAAGCAACCATTAGCTCAGACATCACACACAGACATTCAAAACCTCAGAACTGGGACCCAATGTCGGCCGGCTCCATTCGATGGTACCTTAAATCGGTCAGGTTGTTTCATTACTAcagtgggccaagagaggcctcCTTACTAGGTGTTCTTCAGGCCTAATCAGTCACTGTTACCTTTGATTTGAAGGGGGAGGGATGTTCCGATTCCTGACCAATCGAAACCTGGAATTTGCAGTTCTAGAGGCCTCACTTCAATAAGGATATGGACAGAATGGAACGGGTGCAAAgaagagtgacaaggatgattgGGGGCCTGGAGACGAAGCCCTAAGAGGAAAAGCTAAGGAATGTTCAGtctagagaagaggaggttgaggggggacgtgATTATCCTGGGAACCGGAAAAAACCTCACAGAAAAAACCcacggtcataaatgctcacaggaaaaatgcccacatggaaaaaacccatacagaaaaaagcccacatgggaaGATACCATGTAAaacaccatagatatttataattgtggataaccaaaATAAAACCAACGTGCTTTATGATGTTATTTTAAGATTGAAATATGTcacattcacatgcaacaatttataattttatcaagtataataattaaataataattttgctaagtTATCGGTATATTAATTCATTACTATACAAAAGTAGCCTGTATGAAGAGGACTTTAATGCTCTTGAATGTAAAGGTCTGGAAGGaaaaatacaggaaataaaactgactattttgttatcaatgaaatttattaagaaagaaaaagaataacAACAGAAATTAAACCAtataaagaaatatttttaaataaaattaaatactttaaatttattaatttacaatttgtcaagcTTTTAAATGTTGGTATGAAGTAATTTCTGAAGTAAAGACCAAAAGATGTTAAATGAAATTATGTATAGACTGCATAGCATATGCAGTTCTTGAACAACTATATGGCTTTAAATTCTTCCgataattaatattatttatttgttttgttgttaaaaattaaaaccataagacAACAAAACCATAAGATAATATTAAAATAAGTCAATTTGCTAGCTCGGTTTCTCTACTTGCATTTTAACAAATATATTGTGGTACTCCCAGCGACCACGGCAAAAGACTTCCTAACCCttatagtaaaagcaacaattatttaagaatagcaataactcagatataattcttcattgcataTTAGCCAATGTCCTTAAGTAATTAAGTTTATCTTCCATTTGCTCATACCGCTGCACaaaagtggcaaccatgtcatgcaGTGCCTCGTGTtccctctttttcacctctaggtgTGCATTAGCCAGTGTTAGCTTGTGGCAAGCCAGATCCACCTGCAGTCCATCAAACAGAGACCATACACTGGGATGACTGCAGTGGAAAagggaattaagagcattgtgaaatCCCTCACAACAGTTTGCAGTTTTTGGTGACCGTTCCAGGGCTGCGCCATGGTGATTCCATATTCTTATAGGAAACAGAGGCTCTCTGCCTGCTGCACCCTCAATGTATGTTGAAAAGAAGTACGTGAGCACCTCATTGTAGCTGTCTTCATCTGGAACCGTGGCAGCAAGCTCATCAAAAACCATTCTCACGTCATTgactgggacaaaggctaatgcagcaagagatttcagcatcattttaatgtccatattagtttcatattcggtcttcaagccaacactgttgattttcctaatgagactctgacacaggtgaaaataacaccCTTTGACCTCAGCGCGTGGAAAGGCAGTCCTTAgcgcattcatacaagccttctcaaaatcAACCAAAACCTTTTGAGGTGCCAAATCTGGAATCAacagcttcattatttcaaacattctgtgATAGGTGTCCacggtcttttttttaagtaaaatgtaaatacagggCGGATATGAATTCCCCACCTTGGCGTGCCATGTGTACAGCTGGCAAAACATAtctggcactttatcaaaggtgccatctccacaGATGGTGTCTTTGTTTAATTCGAGCATGAGAGCTCTATCACCTAAAACAAGAATTCTGTCCGGATCTTCCATACCGgaatcgtgaagtatcagttgcctatacgtCTCAGGAATGTCATAATTTATGAGTTtcgggttaggcaaattactgcctttTTTGTGATAGTGAAGACTTCTTGCAAGAGATGACTGTCTGGGCATGTGGGCCAATATATCATTATTTAACCCCGCCAACACATTTCCCATCACATTGCGAGGAGTAGCGCTTCCTGCTCTCATGACTTGCCTCATTTTGCTTCTGGCGACATTAGCTGCTGCTTTCTGAGGACAGGAGTCATGACAATGTTCCGTTGGCTCCTGAACTATGTTGCCGTCTTTGGTTTTCATAATCGCATGGCACTTTATAGAGCGATTTTGTCTGCACCTCCAAGTCACCACTCCGTTGACAGTGCGAAAAGAGAGATATTCAAACCCCAAGTAAATCATAACTTGGTTGTTCTTCTGGCTTCTTGAAAACTCCATTGTCTGCACTATGAGGAAAAAATAAAGCTATAAGGTAACCGAGGAGTTGGAAATAAGGGAAAGTTCAATGTTCAGGGCCTACTTTAtaaaccccctcccctcacatACCTCTCTGGTCCCATCCTGCACCTAAAAGATAAGCCCCTCCCAACCGCGGAGATTGGTCTGATGATCCAggagggttcttcttatgttaatTATGTTATTCAGCCCCCTCACTGCTGCCACTGTCAgcagcctccttctccttcttaaaTAGCAgtagtagttaaggcctcatagatctatgAAGCaaacagggctgactctggcaagtatttggaagggagaaatcaataaagaagaagagtgtagatttatcccccgcccttctctctgaataggagtctcagagtggctctcaatctcttttaccttcctcccccacaacagacaccctgtaaggatggggttgagagagctctcacagcagctgccctttcaaggacaactcttgagagagctacggctgacccaaggccattccagcagctacaagtggaggaaatTACAACAAACTTAGTTGTAATTAATACAAAGTAGTATTTGTAActttaattaataaaaaattgtggttttccatgtgggcattttacTGTGTGGGCTTTCTTCTTGTGAGCATTTACAGCCGtgggtattttttttcctgtgagcttttTTCATAGAACCAATTGCTCTCTGTAAGtgtctgaagggctgtcactgagaggagggcagggagctattcctgttggcGGCAAGGAGGGGACTTGCAACCATGGGTATAAATCAACATCTTTtggctatccctggcccaaagg includes these proteins:
- the LOC132571205 gene encoding uncharacterized protein LOC132571205 isoform X2; this encodes MAMLEEEPFIQIKLEEEPFLTGGVEDRSPIRIKEEDGLYIQIKTEEEPFAQIKVEEGQSLQVKQEQQIVQIKLGDEIYDQDPQKSGANKFSGIFYRQGPQAAHPEEGSQVHPDFTPAIPTAQQPGGPADKGPMVPPAKLPATTPLASFRNRRRQVASLSDVAKKILEQEKSQYAEAMRQMDAEIQWEERKFQMMREERERDRKAFQECMQKTTAVMEVAVELQRNLVSWFQNTQRFTPAQERGLPCPSQAPAALEQFRSSCENRGSNTLREEPQSVTQAPSGLLATRSKVRGKRRSRVGRKRAYLEP
- the LOC132571205 gene encoding uncharacterized protein LOC132571205 isoform X1, with the protein product MAMLEEEPFIQIKLEEEPFLTGGVEDRSPIRIKEEDGLYIQIKTEEEPFAQIKVEEGQSLQVKQEQQIVQIKLGDEIYDQDPQKSGANKFSGIFYRPEGPQAAHPEEGSQVHPDFTPAIPTAQQPGGPADKGPMVPPAKLPATTPLASFRNRRRQVASLSDVAKKILEQEKSQYAEAMRQMDAEIQWEERKFQMMREERERDRKAFQECMQKTTAVMEVAVELQRNLVSWFQNTQRFTPAQERGLPCPSQAPAALEQFRSSCENRGSNTLREEPQSVTQAPSGLLATRSKVRGKRRSRVGRKRAYLEP
- the LOC132571205 gene encoding uncharacterized protein LOC132571205 isoform X3 gives rise to the protein MAMLEEEPFIQIKLEEEPFLTGGVEDRSPIRIKEEDGLYIQIKTEEEPFAQIKVEEGQSLQVKQEQQIVQIKLGDEIYDQDPQKSGANKFSGIFYRRGPADKGPMVPPAKLPATTPLASFRNRRRQVASLSDVAKKILEQEKSQYAEAMRQMDAEIQWEERKFQMMREERERDRKAFQECMQKTTAVMEVAVELQRNLVSWFQNTQRFTPAQERGLPCPSQAPAALEQFRSSCENRGSNTLREEPQSVTQAPSGLLATRSKVRGKRRSRVGRKRAYLEP